GTGACAGCTACGCTCAGTGGCAAAGTTGTAGCTTTCATTCTGGCATTGATAGCTTGGTGCAGAGTTCGATTGAGGAGATGATAAGGCTGCTGAATAAGAGCATGATTTGTGAAGATAATTGGCAGCATGCCGTCGCACTGCGCCACCTACAGTTACGCCTCAAGTTATACCGTTATGGGTTAGATCATCACTCGCCACTGCAGATTACCTTTAGCCAGCAACAAGCGGATTTGAGTTATCAGTTACTGGTATCCATGCAAATTCTGCTTGAGTCATTGCAGCAATTGCAGCAAGAGACCAGTGGTAAGCAGTTTTATGCTTTACGACTATCACCGTATGCGATTTAAACAACACCGCCCATCGTTTTGATATTGTTGATAGGTATCAATTTGAAGTGGAAATTTGCAGTTTTGCCATCAATTGTTGTCGAGTTAGTCACAGAAATTCTTTAAGATTGTGCTCTCTATTGATTCGTTAGCCATGGAATTTCACATGTATAAATTGGTTGCCTTAGATATGGATGGCACACTGCTCACATCGAAAAAAGCCATCAGCCCTCGCACCAAGCAAGCCATTCAAGCTGCGCGTGAGAAGGGCGTTGTTGTTGTGCTTGCCTCTGGTCGTCCGCTGGAAGGTATGCTGAACTCATTAACTGAGTTAGAGATGAACTTAGAACAAGACTACGTGTTGAGTTACAACGCGTCATTGGTTCAACGTGTGGCGAGCAAAAGCGTTATTCGTAAGCAAATTCTTACTGGCTTAGATGCGAAAAATATCGCAGCACTTGCTCGTGAGTTGGGCACTTATGTGCATGCGTTCTCTCCTCAGCGTGGGTTGATCACCGAAGAAGATAACCCGTACACCAAACATGAGGCTGATATTAACGGGGTGACTAGCCATGTTTGTGATTTTGCAGAGCTTGCCGATGATGAAGAGATCATCAAAGTGATGATGGTCGCTGAAGCGTCTGTCCTTACAAATGCTATTGCTCAATTACCGCAAGAGTTGCACCAGCAATACACTGTGGTGCAAAGTGCGCCATTCTTTCTTGAACTGATGAATCCAAACAGCAACAAGGGCACTGGTGTGGCGATGTTGGCTGAGCATCTTGGTATTGATGCCAGTGAAGTTATCTGCGTCGGTGATGCTGGTAATGATCACCATATGATTAAGTACGCGGGGCTTGGTGTTGCAATGGGTAATGCGACAGACGACACCAAAGCGCTAGCCGATCATATTACCTTAAGTAATGATGAGGATGGCGTCGCGGTTGTGATTGAAGATTTTATTCTTAACGCCTGATTAAGCGTTTCTCTTATATTGAAAAAATGGCTATCCACGTTGGTGAATAGCCATTTTTTTATGTTGGACTTAAATTTTGTCATTCTCTTGCTTTCGCGCACAAGACTCAAACTTTGTCATTCCACGCGAAGGCGGGGAATCTTGGTTTTGGTTTTTTTGATTCGGTGACTTAGTGAGTAGGTATGTCCCGCTCACTAGTCTGCCGTTGTCTTTCTTCTTGCTGTAAGCGATCCAATGACTCTTTGTCTTGCCAAAGAGTCCTCAGAAAGGCGCTTTTAGTTTTGCTAGTATTATTCAGCAGTCGCCGCTTTATCCTAGTTATATGCACTTCACTTCCCATTTACGGCACTTCGTCGCAAAGACACTTTTGACCTGATAACTTCATTTACTATTTCTTCACTAAACAACGACGTTAATATAAAGGGTTATAAAATGGATCAAGCAATGCACACAACCGAGCAGCAAAAACATGTCGTCGCTCAAGTAAAAAAAATCAAACAGTTTTACTCGCATTTAACTAACTACTTGTCGGTTGTATGCCTATTGTTTGTTATTAATTTTGTGACTGGCACTGAGGATATTTGGGCGATTTATCCAGCCTTGGGTTGGGGGATCTTTATTGTTTCACATGCGATTAAGGCATTTGAGCCGTTTAACTTCTTAGGTTATGACTGGGAGAAGAAAGAAGTGGAAAAGCGTTTAGCTAAGCTCAATAAATAACCAGTCATGATTCGTTAGGTAGGTATGTCCCGCTTACTGAAATGGTAAAGAAATCGATCCCTATTAGCTTACTAGAAGGGACATACAGCATCGCTAAGCTAAGAATACATTTAGACTAAAAGCGAGATTTCCACCTTCGTGGAAATGACAAAGGTTGTGCAAATGGCAAAGTTGATGAAAATGACAAAGGTGATGAAAATGACAATAGAGAGATAAATGATCCACCTCCGATATTTACAAATTAGCCAATAAGATTCTCATTTACTGAAACTGCCACCTCGAATCATTGCGATCCTTGTGTAACCATGAGCGCGTTTGAAGATAGGCTCTTCAATGGAATATTCAGTGTGATTACCCAAGTGCCGATTAAAGGAAAAGGCTATGGATCTTATTGCGATATCAAGTTTCGTTTTTCTGGCGGCACTGCTAGTGATTTCTCCAGGCCCTAATGGCGTATTGATTGTCCGTACTGCCACATTGTATGGCTCGAAGGCTGCTTATTTTAATATTTTGGGTTTTCTGGGCGCGTTCTATATTCACGGCACACTCTCCATCCTAGGAATCTCTTTATTGCTAGTGCAGTCGGCGCAAGCTTTCTTGGTGTTTAAGGTGCTGGGGGCTGCTTATCTTTGTTGGATGGGCGTTCAGTCAATTCTCTCCGCAAGGAAAAAGCCGATAAGTATCGATACGGATCTCAAAGAGGTCAAACGCGAGCTTTGTTTCAAAGATGCATGGCTGCAAGGGTTTATTACCAATGCGCTTAACCCTAAGGTTTCGATGTTTTATCTCGCTGTTTTCCCTCAGTTTATTTCATTAAGTCAAAGCCCTCAGAATGCTTATGTGCTGGTTACATTACATGCGTGTGTTAACTTCTTGTGGTTTGCTGGTGTGATCACTTTGCTGTCTAAAGTTGGGCAGAAAATGCGACAAGGAAGAGCAAATCACTGGCTAAAATCGATTACCGGTGTGGTTTTTGTCGGCTTTGGACTTAAACTACTGTTTCTAAAATCGTTAGTAAGTCATTAGGTTTATTGAGTTGGAGTGATTGAATGAGTGATCAATACAACAATGAGGTCTCAAAGCATTATGCGGCTTATCGTCCGCCTATCCATCAACGTATTCTTGAGCTGATATTGAAAGATCGAGAAACATCCGTTTTGGGTTTGGATATTGGTTGCGGTACAGGTGTGTCTACTCAGGCACTTAGCCCATATTGTGCTGAGGTTTTGGGTGTCGAACCTAGTGAAGCAATGCTTAGTCAAGCCCAGCAGGTGTCAAACGGGCGTTATTTGCAAGGCGATGGTGAAACCATTCCGCTCGCAGCATCTTGTGCTGATCTCGTTACGTTTGCTGGCTCACTCTATTATGCGAAGTCTGCTGCCTTGGTTGAAGAGTTACGCCGAGTCACAACAGATGGTGCCTTGATTGTGGTGTATGATTTTGAGGTGCAGTTGTCAGGGTTTATGCAACAATTGGGTATTGAACTGCCTTCGAGTTCTTCAGGTTATGACCACGAGATTAACTTCAGTGATTGCCAACAGATGAAGCAGTGGCGATGCGAGCAACTGCGGGTTGAGCTGACTTTAAGTAGTCAGCAACTTGCTCATGTTTTGTTTTCATCATCGACACGATATCAGTATTTGCTGGAGAAGTTTGGTCAGCAAGAGACTTTTGAACGGGTGTTAGATGCACTAAACCAAGTCTCGGACGAGCATTTGGTGTCAGTGGACTGCTATTTCTCTACGTATTCTTTTGCCGTTTAATCAGATGCATGAGCCCAGCGTGTTCGCTGGGCTCTCTTCTTTTGGGGTGAGTGCGTGATTGTTATGCGCCAATAATACCGCCATCTTTACGGGTGATCATAATAACCGAGGAGCGTGGAATGGCATTTCCCCCTTGAGGAAAGTGAGAAGGTGCAAGGTCTTCCCCTGGGTGCTGGACGCCGACGAACATGGTTTTGTAATCTGGTGAGAAGGTCAAACCGGTAATTTCGCAAGCAATGGGGCCGGTTAAGAATCGACGGATTTCGCCAGTCTTTGGGTCGCTACAGAGCATCTGGTTGTTCCCCATACCTGCAAAGTCACCCTCATTGGAGTATTTGCCATCCGTTTGGATCCACAAACGACCCGCTTTATCGAAGCCGATGCCATCAGGGCTATTAAACATATTGTCTTTATGGATGTTGTGACTGCCTGCCATTAGGCTCGTTGGATGAACTTCTGGGTTGCCAGCCAATACATAGATATCCCACTCGAAAGAGTCTGAGCGGTGATTGCCTTGGCTAGGACGCCAACGAACAATATGACCATAAGGGTTCGTTTCACGAGGATTGACCACATTGAGTGGTTGTGACTCTTTAACGCCTCGGTGCTTGTTGTTGGTAAGGGTGCAAAACACCGATTGATTGTCTGGGTGAACCGCTACCCATTCAGGTCGGTCCATGGTGGTTGCGCCAACTTGTGTTGCTGCAAGACGAGCAAAAATCAGTACCGATGCTTGATCTGGAAAGCCGTTTTCAGGTGTTAGACCATTTTTCCCCCAAGTAAGTTCTAGCCACTGACCTTGGCCCTTTAACTCTCCCTCTGTACCAGTAAACTGAGCCACATACAGCGTGCCCTCTTCGAGTAGATCACGATTAGAATCGGCTCCCGGTCGGTATTGGTTCTTTGAGACAAACTTATATAAGTGTTCGCCACGTTCATCATCACCGAGATAAACGACAACATGCCCGTCTGAGTTAATCGTCAGTGCTGCATTCTCGTGTTTAAAGCGCCCAAGAGCGGTGCGTTTTTTAGGTGTCGAGTTGGGGTTCATTGGGTCAATTTCAACTACCCACCCATGGCGGTGCGGCTCGTTGGGTTCTTTGGCAATATCAAATCGCGCTTGATGTTTATACCAATCATAGCCGCGATCGGTGTTATTCAAACCGTAGCGAGCGTAGGTGTCACCCAGTTCTGTTTCAGCGGTATTGGCAAAGTATCCGTTGAAATTCTCTTCACAGGTAAGATAGGTGCCCCATGGGGTTTGCCCGTTGGCGCAGTTGTTAAAAGTGCCGAGTACTCGCTTGCCAGAAGGATCGGCTTTGGTTTTAAGTTGAGGATGGCCAGCAGCCACACCTGATATATCCATTTCTGTATTGGCGGTGATGCGACGATTGAGACGCCCCTCTACATTGACCTGCCATTTACCGTCGAGTTTGCTCAGCTCAACAATGGATACGCCATGTGCAGCTTGCGCTTTAAGAGCATCATCAGCGGTAATTTGCTCTCCTTGATGAGGATAAAGGTACTCATTGTTGGTGTATTCGTTATTAACCACGAGCACCGCACGTTGCTCGGATATTGGGAAGAAACTCATGCCATCGTTATTATCGCCGAACTGCATGGCTTGAGCCGCGGCGTTGTTGTTTTGCGCAAACTCGGGAGCGCCTTTAACAACCGCATCTCCCCATGAGATAAGTACATCAGCTTGATAGCCTGATGGCACTTCAATGTTGTCAGCGGTAGAAATCGCGATACCTTCAAAACCCAGTAAGTTGGATTGACTCGGAAGACTCTTTGCTATTGCTTGACTGATTGAACTGGAGGCAAAAAAGCCAACGGTGCCCGCTGCTCCCGTGACTTGTAAGAAGCGGCGTCTTGACATTGCCGCCTCAACAAATTGGTTAAATTCAGGTTCGTGTTCAAGAGGGCGTTGATCTGGGGTTGGCTTCGCGCGCATCGCATTGACATCCTTTTGGCTGTTACCCAATAGGGTAGAGGTTATTGTTATCAGAGGCGTATGATGCGAGTGGAATATGACGAATTAATTACAAGTTTTTAACAAAAATATGACTGCGATGGTGGCTCGATATCACGAGAGAAAAGCGCCATCGTCAGGCGCTTCTCTCTATTTGGTTTTATTTAACGTTAAAGAAGTTGAGCATTTGCTGTTGAGACTCTGACAGGTTAGAGAGGTCGTCTGACGCCTGAGAGAGTCCACAACTAGGAGCATCTTCAATTATGCATAGATACACACTTGATTACGGCCGTTTTTCTTTGCTTGGTAGAGTGCGTCATCAGCATAGCTCAATGCCGTCTCCATTTTGTCATTGCTGGCAAAATTGGATATACCAATACTCACCGTAATATTGATATTAAGGTGTTTGATGAAGAAAGGGGCTTTTTCTACTGCAATTCGAAGTTTTTCACAGATTTCCTTTGCTTGATATTGGTTTAGATCTGGCATGAGCAACATAAATTCTTCACCACCAGTTCTAGATAGAATGAATTCACTTGTGGTGTGGGCTGCACACAACTTGGTAAATTGTACTAGCACCGCATCGCCGATGTCGTGACCATAAGAATCATTGATATTTTTGAAAAAATCGATATCAAAAATGGCAATTGATCCTGAGGTGTTCTTCTCTTTTAGTAAGTTAAACCTATACTCAAACCCACGTCGATTAAGTAAGCCTGTGAGAAAGTCACAGTGGGCTTCATGTTGTAAGTCGTGACGCTGTCTTTCTGCAGCTTGGAACCTGCGAAAGTACGTGATTGCAGCCCAAACAAGCATTGCTAACAATGACAAGGCGGCAAATATCACCAGCCGAGACGCAAAGTTACCATTATTGGTGAAGATATAAATGTCCCATTTTGTGTTATATAGGTTTATCACACCATGGTGAGAATACTTAGTTGCATTTCCTTTGTTAGCAATTACCTTATCTTCTTGGGTATCGCTGTCTGGGTTATAGCCGACTATTGAGTATTGGTTTATATCGCTTTCGTCTAATGACTTTTCCACAATGTCCAAAATCGTGTCTAAATAAACGATTGATGAAGAGAAGCCGATAAACTCTGAGTCATCTGTAATACCTTTACGTAAGATAAATGCTTGGCGTTCATTTTGGACCAATGTAACAGGGCCAATAATTGTCGTTTTTTTATGGTGAATTGATTCGTCAGCACCACGTTTTCGTCTAATGTCGAGTAAAACGTTATGCCCAATCGCAAGCTTGTGTTCTACATAGGGGGATGCGTACTTAACGATACCTTTAGGTAAGTAAAGTAACGCATCGACATTTGTGTAAGTGGATAATAACTTTTTACTTAACTGATCAAACTGTTGCTGACTGAAGGTGCGGTCTGTTGACAGTAAAACCATCTCTTTAAGCACTTCTGAAGTAATGAGAGCGTCATCAAAGGTGGCTTTTATCTCTTTATTGAGTTTGTGGACAATACGAGTTGCGCGTTCTTCGTGTTCTAGGGCGTTCAGTTTTATAGCAAGCAACTCAGTAATAGTTATTATTGATATAACTGTTATTATTTTTATTGTTCTGGTCAATTGCTTGTTCCCCAGCTAATTTTGTAATCTCTTTTATCCCTACCTTATTACAACGATCCATGTTGATGATGTATTTCTCTTTAGAATTCGTCTTTGGGTTTTTCGCTGTATTTTTAGAAAGACAAATTATACGCATAAATAATCACCGTTCTATTATAAATACAATTGTGATGATTAAAATTTTTTATTAGTGCGGCAACTCCATTTATCGATCGAATAGATTGATCGAGACGATCGAAACTCTTAATTAAAAATTTTGATCGAAACGGAAAAATTAAATTCTCAGAGCAGATTTATCGCTTTTTAATCAATGGTTTGTGAGTGATTTTTATACGAGGGAGTGTAAGTTGTTGTAATTTATAAATTTAAATCTGAGAGTGGTCTCATTATTGAGAATTTGATTCACTTTTAGATACAGGAGTCAAAGTCGTGTTCGCCAAGAACAGTTTTGATTATGTGGGACGAATGTTTTCTGTGTGAGAGTCTTGCTTTATGATACATCGAGAACAAAGAGAATCAGCTTTAAGGTTAAGTAATGAAAAAATTAGTTACAGCGTTAGCATTGGTCGCTGCGCTTTCTGGCTGCGAAGATGCCACCAAGGCGATTGATCAAGCGCAAGAAGCGGCCAATAGTGCCGTTGATAGCCTCCAAGAGAAAATGGAATCGTTTGATACGAGCAAACTCAACCTAGAGCAGTTTGGTGATGCGACAGATTCAGCCAAAGAGTTTGCCGAGTCTGTTGAAGACGCAATGCATGCCGATTTTGCTAACCCTGAGGCGTTGAACAAGGTTCAAGATAAGATCGCCAACACTTATAACTGCTTGATAGATGCCACGTCTGAGTCCACGGCAGAAAAGTTACTGGATAAAGTGTTAAGCGCAATTGGTAGCCAAGAAACACAGTCGGTGATCGAGAAAGGCATAGAGAAAGCCAAAGCGGCTCAAGAGTGTGTGATGTAAGCGCATAAAAATAACAAAAAGATAGGCCTGCAGGTGAAAGCTTGCAGGCTTTTTTTTTGCTTTTACTCATGGTGACGGATTGTTTTTTC
This window of the Vibrio panuliri genome carries:
- the yidA gene encoding sugar-phosphatase — its product is MYKLVALDMDGTLLTSKKAISPRTKQAIQAAREKGVVVVLASGRPLEGMLNSLTELEMNLEQDYVLSYNASLVQRVASKSVIRKQILTGLDAKNIAALARELGTYVHAFSPQRGLITEEDNPYTKHEADINGVTSHVCDFAELADDEEIIKVMMVAEASVLTNAIAQLPQELHQQYTVVQSAPFFLELMNPNSNKGTGVAMLAEHLGIDASEVICVGDAGNDHHMIKYAGLGVAMGNATDDTKALADHITLSNDEDGVAVVIEDFILNA
- a CDS encoding 2TM domain-containing protein, which gives rise to MDQAMHTTEQQKHVVAQVKKIKQFYSHLTNYLSVVCLLFVINFVTGTEDIWAIYPALGWGIFIVSHAIKAFEPFNFLGYDWEKKEVEKRLAKLNK
- a CDS encoding LysE family translocator yields the protein MDLIAISSFVFLAALLVISPGPNGVLIVRTATLYGSKAAYFNILGFLGAFYIHGTLSILGISLLLVQSAQAFLVFKVLGAAYLCWMGVQSILSARKKPISIDTDLKEVKRELCFKDAWLQGFITNALNPKVSMFYLAVFPQFISLSQSPQNAYVLVTLHACVNFLWFAGVITLLSKVGQKMRQGRANHWLKSITGVVFVGFGLKLLFLKSLVSH
- a CDS encoding class I SAM-dependent methyltransferase, whose product is MSDQYNNEVSKHYAAYRPPIHQRILELILKDRETSVLGLDIGCGTGVSTQALSPYCAEVLGVEPSEAMLSQAQQVSNGRYLQGDGETIPLAASCADLVTFAGSLYYAKSAALVEELRRVTTDGALIVVYDFEVQLSGFMQQLGIELPSSSSGYDHEINFSDCQQMKQWRCEQLRVELTLSSQQLAHVLFSSSTRYQYLLEKFGQQETFERVLDALNQVSDEHLVSVDCYFSTYSFAV
- a CDS encoding PhoX family protein; translation: MRAKPTPDQRPLEHEPEFNQFVEAAMSRRRFLQVTGAAGTVGFFASSSISQAIAKSLPSQSNLLGFEGIAISTADNIEVPSGYQADVLISWGDAVVKGAPEFAQNNNAAAQAMQFGDNNDGMSFFPISEQRAVLVVNNEYTNNEYLYPHQGEQITADDALKAQAAHGVSIVELSKLDGKWQVNVEGRLNRRITANTEMDISGVAAGHPQLKTKADPSGKRVLGTFNNCANGQTPWGTYLTCEENFNGYFANTAETELGDTYARYGLNNTDRGYDWYKHQARFDIAKEPNEPHRHGWVVEIDPMNPNSTPKKRTALGRFKHENAALTINSDGHVVVYLGDDERGEHLYKFVSKNQYRPGADSNRDLLEEGTLYVAQFTGTEGELKGQGQWLELTWGKNGLTPENGFPDQASVLIFARLAATQVGATTMDRPEWVAVHPDNQSVFCTLTNNKHRGVKESQPLNVVNPRETNPYGHIVRWRPSQGNHRSDSFEWDIYVLAGNPEVHPTSLMAGSHNIHKDNMFNSPDGIGFDKAGRLWIQTDGKYSNEGDFAGMGNNQMLCSDPKTGEIRRFLTGPIACEITGLTFSPDYKTMFVGVQHPGEDLAPSHFPQGGNAIPRSSVIMITRKDGGIIGA
- a CDS encoding sensor domain-containing diguanylate cyclase, with product MTRTIKIITVISIITITELLAIKLNALEHEERATRIVHKLNKEIKATFDDALITSEVLKEMVLLSTDRTFSQQQFDQLSKKLLSTYTNVDALLYLPKGIVKYASPYVEHKLAIGHNVLLDIRRKRGADESIHHKKTTIIGPVTLVQNERQAFILRKGITDDSEFIGFSSSIVYLDTILDIVEKSLDESDINQYSIVGYNPDSDTQEDKVIANKGNATKYSHHGVINLYNTKWDIYIFTNNGNFASRLVIFAALSLLAMLVWAAITYFRRFQAAERQRHDLQHEAHCDFLTGLLNRRGFEYRFNLLKEKNTSGSIAIFDIDFFKNINDSYGHDIGDAVLVQFTKLCAAHTTSEFILSRTGGEEFMLLMPDLNQYQAKEICEKLRIAVEKAPFFIKHLNINITVSIGISNFASNDKMETALSYADDALYQAKKNGRNQVCIYA